AGTCAGCCCCATGCGGGCCTTGATGATCAGGGCGCCCAGTGCCATGCGAAATGGCTTTGCCGGGGCGCCAAAGCCCTTGCAGAACTGAGCTGCATAGTCACCTTCCAGCTCATCCCATGGGATCAGCTCAGCCAGCTTGATCCAGCGATTGTCACCAGAGAGCTTTCCTCCAAACGGCAGGAAGAAGTCCTCGAACGAGAGCTGATCACGATGCTCACGTCGGTACATGTGGAAAACTCTGGGCGGCTTTTGGGCGCAAACGAGCCCAATCTCGTACATTTTAGCCGAGAAAACTGCTCACATCCATTGCGCTGCAGTGGATGTGGCTTTTCTCAGGAGGCCCCAAGTGGCTGGCGCGTTTCCGTGATGGCGGCGTAACGGCACTGGCGGATCGACGGAGTGTTCGCCGCACCCAGCGGCGGACGCTCGATCCGCAGCAACTGCAGCAGGCTGTGGATCTACGGCACCAGCGCTGCACTCTCCGGCGCATCGCCAGGGCCGTCAAGGCGCCCCTCTCGACCGTCGGACGTGTGATGAATGCCCTGGGGCTGGGACGGCTCAGAAATCTTGAACCCAAGGTTCCAGTTCGCCGCTACCAGTGGGAGCGGCCTGGCGACATGATCCATGTCGACACCAAACAGCTGGCCAGGTTTGAGCGGGTCGGTCACCGGATCACCGGTGACCGTCGTCAAGGCTCTTCCCGAGGCGCCGGCTACGAGAAGGTGCACGTCGCCATCGACGACGCCACCCGCCTGGCGTATGTGGAGGTGCTGGCCGACGAGCAGAGGGCAACGACTGTTGGATTCCTGGCCCGTGCAGTCGGTTGGTTCTCGGAGCAGGGGATCACCTGCCGGAGGATCCTGTCGGATAACGGCTCCGCCTACCGCTCAGGGGATTGGCGAAAAGCCTGCCGGGCATTGGATCTGAAACCCATCCGCACCAAGCCCTATACGCCGCAAACCAACGGCAAGGCCGAGCGGTTTATCAAAACGATCCTGGCGGAATGGGCCTACGTGATCGCCTACCAGACATCAGAGGAACGCAACCGCTGGCTACGTCGCTATCTGGCCATCTATAACGGCAACAGGTGCCACATGGCTCTCGGTGGCCTCACGCCTCAGCAGTCCCTCCAGCGATTGCTGATCGCTGAATGACCTGGTGAGAAAACACACCTAGGACTCAGCGGAGGCTTGTGCCTAATCAAGAATCTCAGTGTGGCCAAATGTCTAAGTTTCAAGTGGCTTTGGGATACATGCGAGAAGGTAACATCATTCCAGAATGAAACCGGTCTTGCTACAGTATGAATGAAAGATACTTCCTGTATGGATACACGGTTGTCGGAGCAACTGGTCGGAAAATTCCCCAGAAAGCCAATAGCGCTGACCCTGTAAGATCTATAAGCGGTAGCCACTAAGTCCAGGGAATCGGTGAGTGGCGCTGGAAATTGGGAGAATTCACGCAGTGACATGAGAAAACCAGATAATACCATCATAAATCTCAATAGGCCTTAGCCAATCGTATGAGTATGATCTGGTCTTGCCATTTTTGGGAAGGGATTCGTAGCTTGTCCTTGGGACTCCGTTCCATGCGCCTGCAGGATCGTGAACGACAAGGCCAAAACGATCATATCCGACCACGCATACAATGTGACCAGATCTGGTAAAGTAACCGTGGATAACCACTGGGGACCCTAGGTTAATGGCGCTCCGGATATTAGCGAAAGTCCCAGAGTAAGAGTATTTAGCGTTATAGCCAAAGGATTTGTAGATGTTGGCAAGGCCGCTGGGGCTTTGTCCAGCATTCTTGCCAAATCGATTATAGAGTTCATCCGGTGTTACCTTTGTTCCCTTCGCTGAGAGCAAGATCGCTGCGCTGGTAACACCACATGTCGCATCCGGCTCGTTCAAGTTGACCCTCTGCGAGTAGTAGGTAGCGCTTAATAGCCTTGTCGTACTATTTCCTCTAGCTGCAGCTAGATAGTTTTCAATAGCGGATGCTGTAATGCGGCCAACAATTCCATCATCCTTAACGCCAGCCAAACGCTGGAACTTCTTTACTGCATTTTCAAGTTCAATGTCAAAAGTGTCGCTTACTAGCTCACTCTTGGGAATTAGCCCAAGGCCTATCAAGCCGCAACGCAGTTCAATGACATCAGCACTCTTATCTCCCAAAGCGAGGTGATCATCATCGCGCTGCCAGGGCAGGCGAAGTGGTCTATAAGGAAATAAGTCGAAGGATGCCGCTGCTTCTTCTGTGACCAATAAGGTGCTGGTTAGACTAGCTCCTGCGGGGCTTAGGCCTTCTGATCTGAAAAGCCTCTCTTCTTCATTCCGTCGATTTACAAGCCCCTCTAGCCTCTTCCCTCCTGCAAATATATACAAATCAAAACTATCAGCGCATTCTGCATATTTTCCAGCGTTGCAACGATTAATCTGTTGTGGCCACGAGACAGGATGCAAGTTATAGTAAAAGCTAACGAGAGCGTCGTACATCGCTTGTGTCACTGGCGCTTTTAGCCTTTCACTTACAAGTTTATCTCGTTCGTTCATCACGATCACAAAGCATTCCTCGGCTTGCTCACGGGTAAGAACATCACCGAGCCTGACCGGTCTATTGCCATACTTACGGGCTGCAGATGTGCCCGATGGGTAGTAGGTTGTTCCAAATCCAATCGTGATCGGCAATCCACTGGGTCCAGGATCTGGATATGCTTTACAGTCTCCGTTGGCAAGCTTTTTGTTGTAGCCTTCCCATTTTTGACAAAGTTGGTCGGCCACTGAAGAGCGTTTCATAAAAAACTGTAGGTAGTGAAAAAACTATCTCCGCCCCCGACTGAGCGCCTAAACCGTAGCAATTCTTAAATTGCAGTGGCTATGTGTTGAATCGAGTGGAGGCAAGGCTCAACGGGATGCATACTCGTGATTCAGATTGTCCGAGCGTCACGACCCCGACAGCTTGATTCACTGGTTCTCGTCAGAGAATTTGTCGGTACACGAGAAGAAGATATACTCAAATGAAAGCCAATGACCATGACCATGACCATGGCCACTCCACCACATATGGGCATACGCTCTGCGGCTTTCGACAACATGTGACCCAGTCACGCATATTCAACGTTCGTAGACTGCTCGGATTTGTCGCAGGGCAATCTTCCACCTTACTCAAGAGGCCCTGAATAGGGCCTCTTGAGTAAGGTGGAAGATGACTCAGGAATTACGCCCGAGTATGACCACTGGTTCGGCTACTTCGCGGCATCTTGCAACAAGATCATAACCCAGATCGGCTCAACTGCCACGGCGGATTTTATCCTGTAGAAGCTTTTGCTACTTTGTTGGCAAGTCTCGGGGACAGGACATGGGATCGGGACATGATCATGCGCCTGAGGCGTGGGGCCTCGGGAATCAAGCATAAATGCTACGAAGTTTTGTTTAGAACATTGCATACTCCTCTGTAGGCCCTTAAATTGCCAGTTGATGCTGGCAATTTAAGGGCCAACGAACGCAGCAACCACCGGTCGCTATCTATCGCTAAAATAAAGTAGTAGTGTGCTATTAGGCCTTTCTTCCGCAGAGGCTGAGGGCTTACGTTTAGGTAGCTCCAGCCTTCCGCTTCATACTTGAGGTTTCTTCTCTGGTTCCTTCAACTGCACCCGATGATCAACCTTGAACAAGGCGACCAAGGTCCTGCTGTAGCAGCCCTGCAGAATCAGCTGATACAGCTTGGCTTTCTGTTCGGTGAAGCAGACGAAGACTTCGGCCCCGCAACTGCCCAGTCATTGCGCGACTTCCAGCGGCGGGTCCCACTCAAACCTGATGCCATCTTAGGGCACCGAACAGCGGCGGCACTCAGCCAAGCACTTAGCGCTCCCGTGCCCTTCCCCACCAGTCCCTACCGTCAGCTGCGCATAGACGCTGTCGGCTTCAGTGACGAAAAACTACCAGGGCTGGATAAAGGATTCGACAGCTCTCCCTTCCGCGATCAGCTACCGAGATTTGCCAAGTCATTAACCGACGCTCCCGATGGGGTGTCCACCATCGCCTACCCGGCCCCCCCGGTCACCTTTCAACTCTTCCCAACGCTCGGAGTGGTTCCACAGTTTGTGGAGGGAGAGAACGGTCGCGGTGGGCTCGAGTTCCTCAGCGACGAGGTTGCACAGGCCTGCGTTGCTGTGGGCAGCTTCGAGAATGGCAGCCCCCTGCGTGTGCGCTGGTTTGGGCGGCGGGCGGCAGCGCCCAATGTGCAGTTCTGGAGTGCCACGAAATTCGTGGCAGCCCTGAACCTGATCTGCCAGTCCAATCGACGCAGCCCTGGCACACCTGTCGACCGTTGCGATGTGGTGGGCAAGCGGGGCGGCAGCCAGCAGCGCGAATCCTTGGCCGACCTATTCACTCAAATGGTGAGTTACAGCAAGGGCGTGGCCCACTCCAACGCCGTGGCTTGGATGCTCAAGCAGATCCGTTTGACCGGCCAACCTGATACGCAGAGCTGGCTTAGAGGGATCAGTGGCAACAGCACCCTTTTTCTCAATGGATGGTATGGCGAAGATGCACATCTAAGCGAAGCCCGCCTAGTGGGACCCAATGGCACGTTGGTGCCCCACAGCGGTCTTGACCGCACTCGCAACATCGTCTCTGCCTACGATCTCACCCGTTCGCTGGCGATGGTCGGATGGCACCTCCACCTCACCCAAGGCCAGCGACTACCCGCAGTCCAGTGGTCGAGTCTGACCACCGCCATCAACGCCTTAGCCCAGGACACCGCCCGCTATATTGATATAGCACTGGATCGGCTAGGCCTTCTCAATCAGGTTCGCTCGCCTGTTGTGCTTTCCAAGCTCGGCTACGGCACCACCGCTCGAGACTTCCCCGACTCCCCTGCCCTTACCTACGCCGCCTTCGCCCAGTTCATCGACATCCGCTCCAACCCTGGTCGCCAACGCAGCGTCGCATTGGCACTTCGTATCCCCACCAAGCCAGGTGCCGGTCTACGGCACGACGCCCGTATGGCCACAGAAGTTACCGAAATCCTGAGGCGTCTATTCTCCGAGCAGTTCAGCTGACATACGCTTACTAACACATCCCAGATCAAGTTCTCCGTTGGTCATGTGCCAAGGTCAAAGCTTGAACGCATGAACAACCGAAGCATACCCAAAGATATCACTGGTAGGCTGTATACTTAATAGTTTTGGCTGCTTGGGCATGGTCAAGGAGTTAGTTTCTTCTCGGAGCGACCTGTCCTCCAATTTGATCCATGAAATACTGTATGATGTTCACGTGTCTGCCAGAGTCTTGCCCACATTCTGCGCTGATTGGACTACGGCTTCTGTTAGTGTCAGCGACATTGTCTCGTTGCCAATTCAGCACACCTTACTGATCAGGTGTGCTCGAGCAACAGGGGCTAGGAGCGTGTCGCTCGTTGCACCTAGGTCAGAACTTTCTGATTGCGCCCCTGTAATTCAGGGCTGCCCGCTCACAGATCTGGCAAACAAGAACCAGGCCCGTCAGACCGTTGCCACCGATGCCCGGAACAACTTCAGCAGGTTGTGGGTGGTGGCTATCAGCGCCCACTCTCCGTTCACCTTCTCCAGTCCCCGCAGCCGAAAGCGATCCAGGCCCCTGGCGCCCTTGATTTGACCAAACACAGGTTCCACGATCGTCATGCGCAGGGCATAGATCGCCTGGCCAGCTTTGGACCTGAGCTTGCGATCCATCCGGCCCCTGGCATCGAGATCTCTGGGCTCCGGCCCCCGCGATGGCCGGGGCCGCTGGTCGTGTTGCTGGCGGCTCGTGGAGATGTAGGCCTCCAGCCCCCTCGCCTCACAGGCCATCAGGTTGGCGCTGCTGCAGTAACCGGCGTCGGAGATCAAGGCATCTGGCTGCTGGCC
This portion of the Cyanobium sp. NIES-981 genome encodes:
- a CDS encoding peptidoglycan-binding protein gives rise to the protein MINLEQGDQGPAVAALQNQLIQLGFLFGEADEDFGPATAQSLRDFQRRVPLKPDAILGHRTAAALSQALSAPVPFPTSPYRQLRIDAVGFSDEKLPGLDKGFDSSPFRDQLPRFAKSLTDAPDGVSTIAYPAPPVTFQLFPTLGVVPQFVEGENGRGGLEFLSDEVAQACVAVGSFENGSPLRVRWFGRRAAAPNVQFWSATKFVAALNLICQSNRRSPGTPVDRCDVVGKRGGSQQRESLADLFTQMVSYSKGVAHSNAVAWMLKQIRLTGQPDTQSWLRGISGNSTLFLNGWYGEDAHLSEARLVGPNGTLVPHSGLDRTRNIVSAYDLTRSLAMVGWHLHLTQGQRLPAVQWSSLTTAINALAQDTARYIDIALDRLGLLNQVRSPVVLSKLGYGTTARDFPDSPALTYAAFAQFIDIRSNPGRQRSVALALRIPTKPGAGLRHDARMATEVTEILRRLFSEQFS
- a CDS encoding C39 family peptidase, which encodes MADQLCQKWEGYNKKLANGDCKAYPDPGPSGLPITIGFGTTYYPSGTSAARKYGNRPVRLGDVLTREQAEECFVIVMNERDKLVSERLKAPVTQAMYDALVSFYYNLHPVSWPQQINRCNAGKYAECADSFDLYIFAGGKRLEGLVNRRNEEERLFRSEGLSPAGASLTSTLLVTEEAAASFDLFPYRPLRLPWQRDDDHLALGDKSADVIELRCGLIGLGLIPKSELVSDTFDIELENAVKKFQRLAGVKDDGIVGRITASAIENYLAAARGNSTTRLLSATYYSQRVNLNEPDATCGVTSAAILLSAKGTKVTPDELYNRFGKNAGQSPSGLANIYKSFGYNAKYSYSGTFANIRSAINLGSPVVIHGYFTRSGHIVCVVGYDRFGLVVHDPAGAWNGVPRTSYESLPKNGKTRSYSYDWLRPIEIYDGIIWFSHVTA
- a CDS encoding IS481 family transposase encodes the protein MWLFSGGPKWLARFRDGGVTALADRRSVRRTQRRTLDPQQLQQAVDLRHQRCTLRRIARAVKAPLSTVGRVMNALGLGRLRNLEPKVPVRRYQWERPGDMIHVDTKQLARFERVGHRITGDRRQGSSRGAGYEKVHVAIDDATRLAYVEVLADEQRATTVGFLARAVGWFSEQGITCRRILSDNGSAYRSGDWRKACRALDLKPIRTKPYTPQTNGKAERFIKTILAEWAYVIAYQTSEERNRWLRRYLAIYNGNRCHMALGGLTPQQSLQRLLIAE